One part of the Marinobacterium rhizophilum genome encodes these proteins:
- a CDS encoding 1-acyl-sn-glycerol-3-phosphate acyltransferase yields MSDNTALQDPFKEIRPYRDTEVAEVLNRLLYNEEFIRVVTRYQFPRMAGAFGWLLRPLVRMALAREVGDVETIRGFQERVAKYMEKMIGRSTTRLSCSGIERLDPDEAYLFISNHRDIALDPAFVNWVLYKAGMNTARIAIGDNLLRKPYVSDLMRLNKSFIVNRSARGREMMTALNQLSAYIDHSINEGASIWIAQREGRAKDGNDRTDPAILKMFYMSQRKQRSFGEAITRLNLVPVSISYEYDPCDAAKARELHARASAGCYAKGQYEDLDSIVQGITGLKGDVHVAFGEPIKGEFESPEALAALIDREIIANYQLHSSNLIAADDAGEVTDEQREAFQQRLEGLEPGAQEIMRQMYANPLINKRSLEAS; encoded by the coding sequence ATGAGCGACAATACCGCGCTGCAGGATCCGTTTAAAGAGATCCGTCCGTACCGCGACACCGAAGTGGCAGAGGTGCTCAACCGGTTGTTGTATAACGAAGAATTTATCCGGGTCGTTACGCGTTACCAGTTTCCCCGTATGGCGGGAGCCTTTGGTTGGCTGCTGCGCCCGCTGGTGCGCATGGCGCTGGCGCGGGAAGTGGGGGATGTGGAAACCATTCGCGGCTTCCAGGAGCGGGTGGCCAAGTACATGGAAAAAATGATCGGGCGCAGTACGACCCGCCTGAGCTGCTCGGGCATCGAGCGGCTGGATCCGGATGAGGCCTACCTGTTCATTTCCAATCACCGTGATATTGCACTGGATCCGGCCTTTGTGAACTGGGTGCTGTACAAGGCCGGCATGAACACGGCCCGTATCGCTATCGGTGACAACCTGCTGCGTAAACCCTACGTGTCCGATCTGATGCGGCTCAACAAGAGCTTTATCGTCAACCGCTCGGCTCGTGGCCGCGAGATGATGACGGCACTGAATCAGTTGTCCGCCTATATCGATCACAGCATCAACGAGGGCGCCTCCATCTGGATCGCCCAGCGTGAAGGCCGGGCCAAGGACGGTAATGATCGTACCGATCCCGCCATTCTGAAGATGTTCTACATGTCTCAGCGCAAACAGCGTTCCTTCGGCGAAGCCATTACCCGGCTGAACCTGGTACCGGTGTCCATTTCCTATGAATACGATCCCTGCGATGCCGCCAAGGCGCGGGAGCTGCACGCCAGGGCCAGCGCTGGCTGCTATGCCAAGGGGCAGTACGAGGATCTGGATAGCATTGTGCAGGGCATCACCGGTCTAAAGGGGGACGTGCATGTCGCCTTTGGCGAGCCCATCAAGGGGGAGTTTGAGTCCCCTGAAGCGCTGGCCGCCCTGATTGACCGTGAAATCATTGCCAACTACCAACTGCACTCTTCCAACCTGATCGCGGCGGATGACGCCGGCGAGGTGACGGACGAGCAGCGCGAAGCCTTCCAGCAGCGCCTGGAGGGGCTGGAGCCCGGTGCGCAGGAAATCATGCGCCAGATGTATGCCAACCCGCTGATTAACAAGCGTTCCCTGGAGGCCTCATGA
- the rplU gene encoding 50S ribosomal protein L21 has translation MYAVIVSGGKQYRVQEGQTVRLEKLPAELGSSVEFDRVLLVGAGDDIKIGAPVVDGAKVTAEVVEHGRGKKVTILKFKRRKHHMKRQGHRQSFTEVKITGISA, from the coding sequence ATGTACGCAGTAATCGTTAGCGGTGGTAAGCAGTACCGCGTTCAGGAAGGACAGACTGTACGGCTCGAAAAGCTGCCGGCAGAGCTGGGTTCCAGCGTTGAATTTGACCGTGTGCTGCTGGTTGGCGCCGGTGATGACATCAAGATCGGTGCGCCGGTTGTTGATGGTGCCAAGGTGACTGCTGAAGTTGTTGAGCACGGTCGCGGCAAGAAAGTAACCATCCTGAAGTTCAAGCGTCGTAAGCACCACATGAAACGTCAGGGTCATCGTCAGTCTTTCACTGAAGTGAAGATCACTGGCATCAGTGCCTAA
- a CDS encoding molybdopterin molybdotransferase MoeA yields MAGSDATFVARPGLVLVEEAIEALLADVQPIAGTEQLALIDAVGRVLAEDVIAAVDVPPADNSAMDGYACSHGDAGSAGLRISQRIPAGAAPAPLEAGTVARIFTGAEIPPGADTVVMQEQAEVVEGRVSFTVRPEAGENVRPRGQDIRAGALVVAAGTRLQPADLGVLASTGVGNVTVTRPLRVALLCTGDELVEPGSALKSGQIYNSNRYLLAGLLRQLGIQVLDLGSVADTAEATRAALADAARQADCIISTGGVSVGDEDHVKGAVESLGQLRLWRLRIKPGKPLAYGRVGQVPFFGLPGNPASALVTFCLLARPYLLRLQGAVVEPPLMLQVPAGFARPVPGGRQEYLRARLEAGRACPFSNQSSGVLSSASWAQGLVVVPPDTRIAEGDLVGFIPFSELLG; encoded by the coding sequence ATGGCGGGTTCTGATGCCACCTTTGTTGCCAGACCCGGCCTGGTCCTGGTTGAAGAGGCCATAGAGGCGCTGCTGGCGGACGTGCAGCCAATCGCGGGCACCGAACAGCTGGCGCTGATCGATGCCGTAGGGCGGGTGCTGGCCGAGGATGTGATCGCCGCGGTGGATGTGCCGCCGGCGGACAACAGCGCCATGGACGGCTACGCCTGTTCGCACGGCGATGCCGGGTCGGCGGGGCTGCGCATCAGTCAGCGTATTCCGGCGGGGGCTGCGCCTGCGCCTTTGGAGGCTGGCACCGTGGCGCGCATTTTCACCGGTGCCGAGATACCGCCAGGCGCCGATACGGTGGTGATGCAGGAGCAGGCCGAGGTTGTCGAAGGCCGGGTGAGCTTCACCGTGCGGCCAGAGGCAGGCGAGAATGTTCGCCCGCGCGGCCAGGACATTCGTGCCGGTGCCCTGGTCGTGGCGGCGGGCACGCGTCTGCAGCCTGCGGACCTGGGGGTGCTGGCATCCACCGGTGTGGGCAACGTGACGGTAACGCGCCCGCTGCGTGTGGCTCTGCTGTGTACCGGTGATGAGCTGGTGGAGCCCGGGTCTGCACTGAAATCCGGCCAGATTTACAATTCCAACCGCTACCTGCTGGCTGGTCTGCTGCGACAACTCGGTATCCAGGTGCTGGATCTGGGGTCTGTGGCTGACACCGCTGAGGCAACCCGTGCGGCGCTGGCGGATGCGGCGCGCCAGGCTGACTGCATTATCAGCACCGGCGGCGTGTCGGTCGGTGACGAGGATCACGTCAAGGGTGCGGTCGAGTCATTGGGACAGCTGCGCCTGTGGCGGTTGCGCATCAAGCCGGGGAAGCCACTGGCCTATGGACGTGTCGGCCAGGTGCCCTTCTTCGGGCTGCCGGGAAATCCAGCCTCGGCGCTGGTGACTTTCTGCCTGCTGGCAAGACCCTATTTGCTGCGCTTGCAGGGCGCGGTGGTTGAACCGCCGCTGATGCTGCAGGTGCCCGCAGGCTTTGCCCGGCCGGTTCCGGGGGGGCGGCAGGAGTACTTGCGGGCGCGGCTGGAAGCCGGGCGCGCCTGCCCGTTTTCGAACCAGAGCTCCGGTGTGTTGTCTTCTGCCAGCTGGGCGCAGGGGCTGGTGGTTGTGCCGCCGGATACCCGAATTGCCGAGGGCGACCTGGTGGGCTTTATCCCGTTCTCGGAGCTACTTGGCTGA
- the moaD gene encoding molybdopterin converting factor subunit 1, with amino-acid sequence MKLQLVYFARVREQLGLDAETLQCPAQVSRVDELIDYLVAERGEAWQGVLKAPNLLVAVNQEMVSLSAVLAEGDEVAFFPPVTGG; translated from the coding sequence ATGAAATTGCAGTTGGTATATTTTGCGCGTGTGCGTGAACAGCTGGGCCTGGATGCCGAGACGTTGCAGTGTCCGGCACAGGTGTCCCGTGTCGATGAGCTGATCGATTACCTGGTGGCCGAGCGCGGCGAGGCCTGGCAGGGGGTGCTCAAGGCACCCAATCTGCTGGTTGCGGTGAATCAGGAGATGGTCAGCCTGTCCGCTGTTCTGGCCGAGGGTGATGAAGTTGCCTTTTTCCCACCGGTTACCGGAGGTTGA
- the moaB gene encoding molybdenum cofactor biosynthesis protein B codes for MGRCSNDTGFVALNIAVLTVSDTRSLDTDTSGQALVDRLEAAGHQLQARTIVKDDIYQLRAQVSAWIADPQVHVILSTGGTGFSHRDSTPEALQPLFDKQVEGFGELFRSLSFEEIGTSTIQSRAVAGLANGTMIFCLPGSTGACRTGWDRIIAEQLDKRHRPCNFVDMLMRHAQERV; via the coding sequence ATGGGACGTTGCAGCAACGACACCGGTTTTGTTGCCCTTAACATTGCAGTGCTGACTGTATCCGATACCCGTTCGCTGGACACGGATACCTCCGGCCAGGCGCTGGTGGATCGGCTGGAAGCGGCGGGGCACCAGCTGCAGGCGCGCACCATCGTCAAGGATGATATTTATCAGTTACGGGCCCAGGTATCCGCCTGGATCGCCGATCCCCAGGTACATGTGATTCTCAGCACCGGCGGCACCGGTTTTTCGCACCGCGATTCGACGCCCGAGGCGCTGCAGCCGCTGTTCGACAAGCAGGTTGAGGGTTTTGGCGAGCTGTTTCGCAGTCTTTCATTCGAGGAAATTGGCACCTCAACCATCCAGTCCCGTGCGGTTGCGGGTCTGGCCAACGGTACGATGATTTTCTGCCTGCCGGGCTCCACCGGCGCCTGTCGTACCGGTTGGGACCGCATTATCGCCGAGCAGCTCGACAAGCGTCATCGCCCGTGCAACTTCGTCGACATGCTGATGCGCCACGCACAGGAGCGGGTGTAA
- the rpmA gene encoding 50S ribosomal protein L27, translating to MAHKKAGGSTRNGRDSESKRLGVKRFGGQVVAAGNILVRQRGTKFHAGTNVGLGKDHTLFAKADGVVKFEIKGENKRKYISIVPA from the coding sequence ATGGCTCATAAGAAAGCGGGTGGCTCGACTCGTAACGGTCGCGACTCAGAATCGAAACGCCTTGGCGTAAAGCGCTTCGGTGGTCAGGTTGTTGCTGCAGGTAACATCCTGGTTCGTCAGCGTGGCACCAAGTTCCATGCCGGTACCAATGTAGGCCTGGGCAAGGACCACACTCTGTTCGCGAAAGCGGACGGCGTAGTCAAGTTTGAAATCAAGGGCGAAAACAAGCGCAAGTACATCAGTATCGTACCTGCCTGA
- the fabB gene encoding beta-ketoacyl-ACP synthase I → MRRVVVTGMGIVSCLGTDKDSVLSALQEGRSGIKFQEEYKELGFRSQVAGSIDLDLESLIDRKLLRFMGNAAAYAYLAMDQAVKDSGLSEDQVSNVRTGLIAGSGGASSADIVETADILRTKGVRRVGPYRVTRTMGSTVSACLATPFKIKGVNYSITSACATSAHCIGSAMEQIQLGKQDVVFAGGGEELHWSLSVMFDAMGALSSKYNDTPEQASRAYDANRDGFVISGGAGMLVLEDLEHAQARGAKIYAELVGYGATSDGYDMVAPSGEGALRCMQQAMSTVEGPIDYINSHGTSTPAGDIQELKAMKMAFGDKMPTVSSTKSLTGHSLGATGVQEAIYCLLMQENNFVCASANIEQLDPEAEGLPIATSRIDNANLERVMSNSFGFGGTNSTLVFQKFNG, encoded by the coding sequence ATGCGTCGTGTCGTTGTTACAGGTATGGGGATCGTGTCCTGTCTGGGCACCGACAAGGATTCCGTCCTCAGCGCCCTCCAGGAGGGACGTTCCGGCATCAAGTTCCAGGAAGAATACAAGGAGCTCGGCTTTCGCAGCCAGGTTGCCGGCAGTATCGACCTCGACCTTGAATCCCTGATTGACCGCAAACTGTTGCGTTTCATGGGCAACGCCGCCGCCTACGCGTACCTGGCCATGGACCAGGCCGTGAAGGACTCCGGCCTGAGCGAAGACCAGGTTTCCAACGTGCGTACCGGCCTGATCGCCGGTTCCGGCGGCGCTTCATCCGCCGATATCGTTGAAACCGCGGACATTCTGCGCACCAAGGGCGTACGCCGCGTCGGCCCTTACCGCGTTACCCGCACCATGGGCAGCACCGTATCCGCCTGCCTGGCCACACCGTTCAAGATCAAGGGCGTGAACTACTCCATTACCTCGGCCTGCGCCACCAGCGCGCACTGCATTGGCAGCGCCATGGAGCAGATTCAGCTGGGCAAGCAGGATGTGGTCTTTGCCGGCGGTGGCGAAGAGCTGCACTGGTCCCTGAGCGTCATGTTCGATGCCATGGGCGCGCTGTCCAGCAAGTACAACGACACCCCGGAACAGGCCTCCCGTGCCTACGACGCCAACCGTGATGGTTTCGTCATCTCCGGCGGCGCCGGCATGCTGGTGCTCGAAGACCTCGAACACGCCCAGGCCCGTGGCGCCAAGATCTACGCCGAACTGGTCGGCTATGGTGCGACCTCCGATGGCTACGACATGGTCGCGCCGTCCGGTGAAGGCGCCCTGCGCTGCATGCAGCAGGCCATGTCGACCGTTGAAGGCCCGATCGACTATATCAACTCCCACGGCACGTCCACGCCGGCCGGTGATATCCAGGAACTGAAAGCCATGAAGATGGCATTCGGCGACAAGATGCCCACCGTCAGCTCCACCAAGTCACTGACCGGTCACTCGCTCGGCGCCACCGGCGTACAGGAAGCGATTTACTGCCTGCTGATGCAGGAAAACAACTTCGTCTGTGCCTCGGCCAACATCGAACAGCTCGACCCGGAAGCCGAAGGCCTGCCGATCGCGACCTCGCGTATCGACAATGCCAACCTGGAACGCGTGATGTCCAACAGCTTCGGCTTTGGCGGCACCAACTCCACGCTGGTGTTCCAGAAGTTCAACGGCTGA
- a CDS encoding SirB2 family protein, whose product MYMILKHLHLTAATLSISLFLLRGYWMLLGSGWQNKRLIRVIPHIVDTVLLLSAIGLALTLQQYPFVNDWLSAKLLALVAYIVLGIIALKRGRSKSTRTLAFGAAIGTFVYIAWVAVTRDPTPW is encoded by the coding sequence ATGTACATGATTCTGAAGCACCTGCACCTGACTGCAGCCACTCTGAGCATTTCCCTGTTTCTGCTGCGCGGCTACTGGATGCTGCTCGGCTCCGGCTGGCAGAACAAACGTCTGATCCGCGTTATACCGCATATTGTGGATACCGTCCTGCTGCTGAGCGCCATCGGTCTCGCCCTGACCCTGCAGCAGTACCCGTTCGTGAATGACTGGCTCAGCGCCAAACTGCTCGCCCTGGTGGCCTATATCGTGCTCGGCATCATCGCCCTTAAGCGCGGCCGGAGCAAGAGCACCCGCACCCTGGCGTTTGGCGCCGCCATTGGCACCTTTGTGTACATTGCCTGGGTTGCCGTAACACGTGACCCGACACCCTGGTAA
- the rfbD gene encoding dTDP-4-dehydrorhamnose reductase → MASDYFSRPARILVTGAKGQVGRELVGQAGADAFFDVIGLTRRQLDITDTAKVRQQLEQHQPDYVINCAAFNRADAAQRQHEHCMRLNAEAVEQLALICAELDIPLIHLSTDYVFDGHYASGYRENDAVQPLGVYGQSKWLGEELLRQSHPRHIILRVSWVFSGGGHNFLMRTLEQARTETELASVDDRRGCPTSAADVARVVLAIVKQLKCGADAWGTYHYCGAEITTRYAFSEAIIATASQYEALKVERLMPVASINFPTEAERPASSVLKCTKLLSTFGIRQRPWRGELVALVRKLYERF, encoded by the coding sequence ATGGCCAGTGATTATTTCAGTCGGCCGGCACGTATTCTGGTAACGGGAGCTAAGGGTCAGGTCGGACGTGAGCTGGTCGGTCAGGCGGGCGCAGATGCCTTTTTTGATGTGATCGGCCTTACGCGCCGGCAGCTTGATATCACGGACACCGCGAAGGTCCGTCAGCAGCTGGAGCAGCATCAGCCGGACTATGTTATCAATTGTGCCGCCTTTAACCGGGCCGATGCTGCGCAACGGCAGCATGAGCATTGCATGCGCCTTAATGCCGAGGCCGTCGAACAGCTGGCACTCATCTGCGCCGAGCTGGATATTCCGCTCATCCACCTGTCCACGGACTACGTGTTCGACGGTCACTACGCCAGTGGGTACCGGGAAAACGATGCCGTGCAGCCGCTGGGTGTTTACGGTCAGAGCAAATGGCTGGGGGAGGAATTGCTGCGCCAATCACATCCCCGGCACATCATTTTGCGGGTGAGCTGGGTTTTCAGTGGTGGCGGGCACAACTTCCTGATGCGCACGCTGGAGCAGGCGCGCACCGAAACCGAGCTGGCGTCGGTGGATGACCGTCGTGGCTGCCCGACCTCGGCGGCCGATGTGGCCCGTGTGGTGCTTGCCATCGTCAAGCAGCTCAAGTGCGGCGCGGATGCCTGGGGCACTTACCACTATTGCGGGGCCGAGATCACCACGCGCTATGCCTTCAGTGAAGCGATCATTGCAACGGCAAGCCAGTACGAGGCGCTCAAGGTCGAGCGACTGATGCCGGTAGCCAGCATCAACTTTCCCACCGAGGCGGAACGTCCCGCCAGCTCGGTACTCAAATGCACCAAGTTGCTCAGCACCTTTGGTATTCGCCAGCGCCCCTGGCGCGGTGAGCTGGTGGCGCTGGTGCGCAAGCTCTACGAACGCTTCTGA
- the ispB gene encoding octaprenyl diphosphate synthase: MQPHQLNPAIEPQFEAVNDYILNHLGSTVPLVEKIGHYIVESGGKRLRPLLVLLSANACGYQGQHHVPLAAIVEFIHTATLLHDDVVDNSDLRRGKDTANARWGNAPSVLVGDFLYSRAFQVMVEIGNMDIMHVISNATNVIAEGEVLQLLNCKNPDTSEDAYMQVIIGKTATLFEAATETGAILAGATAAERDALRLYGRHLGVAFQLVDDMMDYLSSAEEMGKNVGDDLAEGKPTLPLIQAMKAGTDAERQLIRQCIRKGGLDDLQPVLDIVHRTGAIDYTRDAAQRAAADACKALQALPASSFKDTLTQLADMAVDRTH; this comes from the coding sequence ATGCAGCCACATCAGCTAAATCCGGCGATAGAGCCGCAGTTCGAAGCCGTTAATGACTACATTCTCAACCATCTGGGTTCCACCGTCCCACTGGTCGAGAAAATTGGCCACTATATAGTCGAAAGCGGCGGCAAGCGTCTGCGCCCCCTGCTGGTATTGCTCAGCGCCAACGCCTGCGGTTACCAGGGTCAGCACCATGTTCCCCTGGCCGCCATTGTCGAGTTCATTCATACCGCCACCCTGCTGCATGACGATGTGGTCGACAACTCCGACCTGCGCCGCGGCAAGGACACCGCCAATGCGCGCTGGGGCAATGCGCCGAGCGTCCTGGTGGGCGACTTCCTTTACAGCCGTGCCTTCCAGGTCATGGTCGAGATCGGCAACATGGACATCATGCATGTCATTTCCAACGCCACCAATGTCATTGCCGAAGGCGAAGTCCTGCAGCTGCTGAACTGCAAAAACCCGGATACCAGCGAAGACGCCTACATGCAGGTGATTATCGGCAAGACCGCCACCCTGTTTGAAGCCGCCACGGAAACCGGCGCCATCCTCGCCGGCGCCACCGCAGCCGAACGTGACGCGCTGCGCCTGTACGGCCGCCACCTGGGCGTGGCCTTCCAGCTGGTCGATGACATGATGGATTACCTCTCCAGCGCCGAGGAAATGGGCAAGAATGTCGGTGACGACCTGGCCGAAGGCAAGCCGACCCTGCCACTGATCCAGGCCATGAAAGCCGGCACCGACGCAGAGCGCCAACTGATTCGACAGTGCATTCGCAAGGGCGGACTGGACGATCTGCAGCCGGTCCTCGACATCGTGCATCGCACCGGGGCCATCGACTACACACGCGATGCCGCCCAGCGCGCCGCTGCCGACGCCTGCAAGGCACTCCAGGCCCTGCCCGCCAGCTCGTTCAAAGACACCCTGACGCAGCTGGCCGACATGGCCGTCGACCGCACACACTGA
- the moaC gene encoding cyclic pyranopterin monophosphate synthase MoaC: protein MSKLTHLDDQGHAHMVDVSGKDVTYREAVAQARIEMLPETLQLIVGGGHKKGDVLAVARIAGIQAAKRTWELIPLCHPLMLSKVAVELVPVPEHNRIDITATCKLSGQTGVEMEALTAASVAALTLYDMCKAVDRGMVISGLRVMEKKGGKSGHWKVED, encoded by the coding sequence ATGAGCAAACTGACGCACCTGGACGATCAGGGGCATGCCCATATGGTGGACGTATCCGGCAAGGATGTGACCTACCGTGAAGCTGTCGCCCAGGCCCGGATCGAGATGCTGCCCGAAACGCTGCAACTGATCGTGGGTGGCGGTCACAAGAAGGGTGATGTGCTGGCGGTCGCGCGTATCGCCGGTATCCAGGCGGCCAAGCGCACCTGGGAACTGATACCGCTGTGTCATCCGCTGATGCTGAGCAAGGTGGCGGTGGAGCTGGTGCCGGTGCCGGAGCATAACCGCATTGACATTACCGCCACCTGCAAGCTGTCCGGCCAGACCGGGGTGGAAATGGAAGCCCTGACGGCGGCCAGTGTGGCGGCGCTGACGCTGTATGACATGTGCAAGGCGGTGGATCGCGGTATGGTGATCTCGGGCCTGCGGGTGATGGAAAAGAAAGGTGGCAAGAGCGGGCACTGGAAGGTAGAGGATTAA
- the fabA gene encoding 3-hydroxyacyl-[acyl-carrier-protein] dehydratase FabA, producing MTKPASFDRAALLSCGHGEMFGPGNAQLPVDNMLMMDRVVNISSEGGLYGKGEIIAELDINPDLWFFQCHFPGDPVMPGCLGLDAMWQLVGFFLGWRGNQGRGRALGSGEVKFTGQVLPTAKKVTYHIHLKRVIERKLVMGIADGSVFVDGREIYTAKDLRVGLFTTTDNF from the coding sequence ATGACAAAACCCGCTTCTTTTGATCGCGCAGCCCTGCTGAGCTGCGGCCACGGCGAAATGTTCGGTCCGGGCAATGCCCAGCTGCCGGTCGACAACATGCTGATGATGGACCGCGTCGTTAACATTTCGTCGGAAGGCGGCCTCTATGGCAAGGGCGAAATTATTGCCGAACTGGATATCAACCCGGACCTCTGGTTCTTCCAGTGCCACTTCCCCGGCGACCCTGTGATGCCGGGCTGCCTGGGACTGGACGCCATGTGGCAGCTGGTTGGATTTTTCCTTGGCTGGCGCGGCAACCAGGGTCGCGGCCGCGCCCTGGGCTCAGGTGAAGTCAAGTTCACCGGCCAGGTCCTGCCAACGGCCAAGAAGGTGACCTACCATATTCACCTCAAGCGCGTGATCGAGCGCAAACTCGTTATGGGCATTGCCGACGGCTCCGTATTCGTGGACGGGCGCGAAATCTACACCGCCAAGGACCTGCGCGTCGGTCTGTTCACGACCACCGACAACTTCTGA
- the xdhA gene encoding xanthine dehydrogenase small subunit, protein MIRFLLNQELRTESDLDPNVTVLNYLRENLGKTGTKEGCASGDCGACTVVVGELENDRIRYRTLNSCLTFVSALDGKQLITVEGLKHQGQMHSVQQAMVDCHGSQCGFCTPGFVMSLFALQKNSPQPDKAAAEEALAGNLCRCTGYRPILDAAASSCTAAAQDQFDQQHEQTLARLREIQPTATTELNCGGNQSYSPLTLADLAQLYQDNPQARLLAGGTDLALEVTQMHRTLPVMIYVGNVAELKQVQTFDDRIEIGAAVPLTDCYDVLAREYPDFGAMLHRFASLQIRNQGTLGGNIGNASPIGDSPPALLTLDAQIVLRQGSSTRTIALADYFVDYRVTVRQEAEFIEKIIVPRAQGRDSFRVYKISKRLDDDISAVCGAFDLRIEDGQITDARVAFGGMAAIPKRASRCEQTLTGKPWNQATIEAAARGLGEDFTPLSDFRASKEYRVLTAANLLRKYFLELSTPELATRVTDYV, encoded by the coding sequence TTGATCAGGTTCTTACTCAATCAGGAACTGCGGACAGAGAGCGATCTCGACCCGAACGTCACGGTCCTCAACTATCTGCGGGAAAACCTCGGCAAGACCGGCACCAAGGAAGGCTGCGCCTCGGGTGACTGCGGTGCCTGCACCGTGGTGGTGGGCGAACTGGAAAACGACCGCATTCGCTACCGCACGCTGAATTCCTGCCTGACCTTTGTATCCGCACTGGATGGCAAGCAGCTCATCACCGTGGAAGGGCTCAAGCACCAGGGGCAGATGCACAGCGTGCAACAGGCCATGGTCGACTGCCACGGCTCCCAGTGCGGCTTCTGTACACCCGGCTTTGTCATGTCATTGTTTGCACTGCAAAAAAACAGCCCCCAGCCCGACAAGGCCGCCGCCGAAGAAGCCCTGGCAGGCAACCTGTGCCGCTGCACCGGCTACCGCCCGATCCTGGACGCTGCCGCCAGCAGCTGTACCGCTGCCGCGCAGGACCAGTTTGATCAGCAGCATGAACAGACCCTGGCCCGGCTGCGTGAGATCCAGCCCACCGCCACCACCGAGCTGAACTGCGGCGGCAACCAGAGTTATTCACCATTGACCCTAGCCGACCTGGCCCAGCTGTATCAGGATAATCCGCAAGCCCGGCTGCTGGCCGGTGGCACCGACCTGGCACTGGAAGTCACCCAGATGCACCGCACCCTGCCGGTCATGATCTATGTCGGCAACGTTGCCGAGCTGAAACAGGTCCAGACGTTTGATGACCGCATCGAAATCGGCGCCGCCGTGCCGCTGACCGACTGCTACGACGTGCTGGCCCGCGAATATCCGGATTTCGGTGCCATGCTGCACCGTTTCGCATCACTGCAAATCCGCAACCAGGGTACCCTTGGCGGGAATATCGGCAATGCCTCACCGATCGGCGATTCGCCACCCGCCCTTCTTACACTCGACGCGCAGATCGTTCTGCGCCAGGGCAGCAGCACCCGCACCATCGCGCTGGCCGACTACTTCGTGGACTACCGCGTTACCGTGCGCCAGGAAGCGGAGTTCATCGAAAAAATCATCGTGCCGCGGGCCCAGGGCCGTGACAGCTTTCGCGTCTACAAGATTTCCAAGCGCCTGGATGACGACATCTCCGCCGTCTGCGGTGCCTTCGACCTGCGTATAGAGGACGGTCAGATCACAGACGCCCGCGTCGCCTTTGGTGGCATGGCCGCCATCCCCAAACGCGCCAGCCGCTGCGAACAGACCCTGACCGGCAAGCCCTGGAACCAGGCCACCATCGAGGCTGCCGCCAGGGGACTGGGTGAAGATTTCACCCCCCTCAGCGATTTTCGCGCCAGCAAGGAATACCGCGTGCTCACCGCCGCCAACCTGCTGCGCAAGTACTTCCTGGAACTCAGCACACCGGAGCTGGCTACACGGGTGACCGATTATGTCTAA
- a CDS encoding lysophospholipid acyltransferase family protein: MSKATPLHYLRATLFYAGFYPVTILYSSFCLLVGWALPFRPRFRLFTVLNYFYMFWLRLCCGVRFEVSGLENLPRSGAYVVVSNHQSEWETLYFQTLVRPQAVVLKQELLKLPFFGWALAMLQPIALDRSQRRGALKQLLAQGRERLSQQVPVLIFPQGTRVKVGEMGRFNKGGAMLAVDSQVPVVPIVHNAGLYWPGKSFVKFPGTVQVRIGAPLATVERTVDDVHRDSVAWIEQEMREIGA; this comes from the coding sequence ATGTCCAAGGCGACACCGCTGCACTACCTGCGTGCGACCCTGTTTTACGCGGGCTTTTATCCGGTCACTATCCTGTATTCGAGCTTTTGCCTGCTGGTGGGCTGGGCGTTGCCGTTTCGTCCCCGTTTCCGGCTGTTCACGGTGCTGAATTACTTCTACATGTTCTGGCTGCGGCTGTGCTGTGGCGTGCGTTTTGAGGTGTCGGGGCTGGAAAACCTGCCGCGTTCGGGTGCTTATGTGGTGGTGTCCAATCACCAGAGCGAATGGGAAACCCTGTACTTTCAGACGCTGGTGCGCCCCCAGGCCGTAGTCCTGAAGCAGGAACTGCTCAAGCTGCCCTTTTTTGGCTGGGCGCTCGCCATGTTGCAGCCCATTGCGCTGGATCGCAGTCAGCGCCGCGGGGCGCTGAAGCAGCTGCTGGCGCAGGGGCGTGAACGTCTGTCACAGCAGGTGCCGGTGCTGATATTCCCCCAGGGGACCCGCGTGAAAGTGGGCGAGATGGGACGATTCAACAAGGGTGGCGCCATGCTCGCGGTCGACAGTCAGGTGCCGGTGGTACCTATCGTGCACAATGCGGGCCTCTACTGGCCGGGCAAGAGCTTCGTGAAGTTTCCGGGTACGGTGCAGGTGCGCATCGGCGCGCCGCTGGCAACGGTGGAGCGCACGGTCGATGATGTACACCGGGATTCGGTCGCCTGGATCGAGCAGGAAATGCGCGAAATCGGTGCCTGA